The following is a genomic window from Lysinibacillus sp. JNUCC-52.
AGAAGATTTGCAAAAACTATATAAAAAACACCGAATTAAAATGATTTTTCTAAATCCTTATTTTCAAAATCCGACTGGTTATCTATTGAATCAAAGAAAAAGAGAAGCGATTTTAGACATATCCTCAAAGCTAGGGATTCCTGTTGTAGAAGACGATCCATATAGTTTAACTGCTTTTTCAGGAGAGAAAATTTCAACCCTTAAATCATTGGATAGGAACGGCAATGTTTTATATATTAGTTCATTGTCCAAAATTGTAGCTTCAGGACTAAGAATTGGATGGATTATTGGTCCGACATCAGTAATTGAACGTTTATCCGATGCGAAGCAACAAATCGACTTTGGTCATTCTAGCTATACACAATGGATAGCGAATGATTTTTTAGAATCAGAAAATTTTCATACGCATATAAAAAGTTTAATTAAGGAATTAGAAAAAAGAAGAGATACAATTATTAAAAGCCTTGATACTTATTTAAAAGGGCTTGTGGAATATTCGATTCCGCAAGGTGGTATTCATATATGGTGTAAAATACTAAAAAGCTTTAATGAAACCCAATTACTTGAGGCATCTATTAAGCAGGGGGTCATCTATGCCCCAGGCTCTACATTAGGTTCCAAAGAAAGCTTTGTTCGTTTTACTTTCGCAAGGGAAGATGAAGAATCGATTGATGAAGGTATAAAAAGGTTTGCACAAGCACTACAAAGAGTATAGTTAATTGGATGACTAAAAATAACCAAGAGTGGATGGTTTAAACGATATAGAAAACCTATATGATTGTAATAAGGGAAAATAGCATCATCCCTTAAAAGTTCGAGCTGCTGATGAGAAAACTTAAGGCGGCTACCTTTTATTATATTTTATACCGCGTTCATTTTATGTTTTAAAGACATCGCCACTTAAGCTTAAAATGAAAGAAATAGAGCACTCCTCCAATCCTCAGGTTGGAGAGTGGCTCTGTTTTTATTATGTCACAATACTTTCATTTGATATTCAAAGCTTGTATGGTATGGTTTTGAATAGAGCAAAAAAATGATTTTAGTTTAGTTCCAAAATAAATGGATGGTCAAAAAACCCTCCAATTGGATGGTACGATTCACTATAATTCCTTTATCATTGAGAAGTGGATGATGCATCTAGGCATTTAGTGAAACGATGGCAATGAAGGTGATAAAATTATTTGCTATATATAAAAATAATAAAATGATTGAAAGAGTTGATATGCTATGACATGGGGTTTAGTTATTACAATCGTTATTGGATCTATTGTTAAATTGATAATGAGTCCGCCAAGTATCGTTGTGGGATGGACAGTAAGTAAATTTGAACTTCATAAAAAACTGGATTCAAAAGATGTGACGGTAACCTACAATGGAAAGAATTTAGAAGAAGAAGATAAAAATAGATTTACTGGCTATTTTAATGAGGCTTCCTTTTTAAAAAAGCATTATATCTTTCCAGGCAATGAAAAATTATTTTTAGAGCCAGAATCGAATGTAACGCCTTTTGTTATCAATGTAAATAAGGGCAAAAAAGAAGATATTCACTTTTTTGTTTTTAATTACGATAATCACGTGGATGTTGTGAAGAAATACAAAGAGAAAGTTGTTTCTTATAGTATAAGTTCTGAACATCTACAAAAATGGTCTACGTCTCCTAACGGATTAATTTAAAGGATAAATACCTAAACATAATATGGAATTCATGAAAAGGCACTTACTAAGTTGTAAGTGTCTTTTATTCTGTCGCCTCTTATATTACAAAAATCACTATCGATTGAGATTGTATCGTTCTCTTTTGTACTAATAACAGTCACGAATAAACAACTGTCGATGACAGCAAGTTGTTGAAAACGACGAAGAAACAGGTTATTTTATATAGATAATTGAAAGTGATTTTCAAGGTGGAATAAATGAATTGATAGAAGATTTACTTGCAGCTTTCATCCCTAATGGTAGTATTGCTTTAAATACACGAAAAATCGATAGAAATATTGAATTGTTAAAAAATGAATTTTGGTTCGAAGTTATTTATAATGAAGAAAAATATCGAAAGCTATTTTTCGTAAATAGAAAAGTAAGGAAATATTTGCAAAGTACACATCGTGTGAAAAGATTGATAAAGAAGGAAAAAGTTCAAAATGCATTTATAATCTTTTTAAATAATCAACTAGGACAATTTTAATATGGGGGAAACGAATATGCCAACGAAAGAGTTATCAATTGAGCAGCATGAGGAACTACTGAAAACGTTGCAAGACCGATTTGAGAAAAATATGGACCGCCATCAAGGTCTTGACTGGGCTAAAGTACAAGCTAAGCTAGAAGCTAATACGGAAAAACTATGGTCACTGAATGAAATGGAAGTGACAGGCGGTGAGCCCGATGTTGTCGAGTATGACAAAAATTCGGACGAGTACATTTTTTACGATTGTGCAACGGAAAGCCCTAAAGGTCGTAGAAGCTTTTGTTACGATCGTGAAGCATTGGAATCAAGAAAAAAGCATCAACCAGAAAATACTGTAATCGATTTGGCAAACGCTATGGGCATTGAACTTTTAACAGAGGACCAATATCGCAAGTTGCAGGAACTAGGAAATTTTGATTTGAAAACGTCAAGTTGGGTGCAAACACCTGACAATATTAGAAAACTTGGCGGGGCCATCTTTTGTGATCGTCGCTACGACACTGTCTTTATGTATCATAATGGAGCGGATTCCTACTATGCTGCAAGAGGCTTCCGTGGCTCGCTTAGGGTTTAATCATTTTGAGCTGTTGAGACAGCTCTTTTTTATTTTTTAAAATAGCAAATTGAACAGATAGTAAGGACGAATAGGATGAAAGATAAAAAGGAACGTTTGAAGGAATTGTTAGCTCTGCAAAACGAAAAAAGAAAGGAGGCGGAGGAACAAAGAGCCTATGAAATAGTTGTAGAGGAAGTAAATTCGTTGTTTCCAAATATTCGTTTTGAAGAGGAGATAGCCATTTTATCAAAAGAAGCTTCTAAAAAAATCACCGATGATTTATTTGAAGAGTTCCCATTTTGTCACTCGGGAATTGACTGGACACGTATGTTTTACAAAACGATATTTTCTAACTTTGTTGACTATGAAAGTGCATTAGCAGAATTAGTGATGAAAAATCATAAAGAACAGCATACATATTGTTATATTATTGACTTGAATGCTCAACATGTGATTAAAACACAATTGGTTAATATCCTTCATAGAGTCGAGGAAGTGAGGCATTGGGATAAATATATTTATGCACCTCAAATTCAATTGGTTATGGAATTTCCTTCGAATGATATTGCAGTAGGATGGAAGAAATAAAATTGAGTAAATAGCAAAATAAAAATCAAACCAGTGACCAATGCAAAATTTACAATGGTGACTGGTTTGATTTTAAGTATAAAAAATTTTTAGCTCGTCTATTTGAGTTACTTCATATCTAAATGAAAGGTGTCGGTGCAAGGATTAGATTAAAAGGGTTACCAGGCTGAGAGCAACCCTTTGTGTTAGAGAGGTGCATTACATTTGGATAATAGTATTAGCAATCATCTCCATTACTGATGAAAGTAGCACCGACAATAATTAAAAGAATAAATAGTACAACAATTAGTACGAATGTTGAACCGTTATTGTTATTACCATAATCATAGTTATTTACTCCACAACAATTATTGTTCCAATTGCCTGCATTTCCGTAGTATCCCATGGAAAATTCCCTCCTTTCTTCAATGTATAATATGTATTTTGCAAAAAAGTGGGGGGGTGTTTATCCATTAAAAATTTAAACTAGTTATATTTTGTGGGAGAAAGAAAATCATTCGATTAAATTAGCAAAAATCATAAAATCGATAGAGGGCTTAAAATATCAGACATAGTAATAATGAATCAACAAATTACTATTACGTCAAAATATTTGAGTTTTACTAAAGATGATTTAGAAACGATAAATCATGCCTAGCCATATTAAGAAGAGGTAAATTAAATCCATTCAAGCGCTTCTAAATTAAAAAAACCACTCAACTTTCCGCAGGCACGATGTAAGACGCAACTTGCTTAAACGCGCTTTTTTGCGTCTTACGTTCCGTTGTACCGCAGAAGTCAAAGTGGATTTTACTCGGACAAAAAAATTCAGAATTGTTTGAGTGACTGGCACTCCTTCGCTACCCAGTGATCTTTAGACACTTCCACAAGCTGTGTATTGTCTAAATTAAAACGATTGGTCATCAATTCTTCCTCTGACATGACCTGGCGTTTCTTCTGTTTTTCAATAGCTGGGTCTGGAATTGGAATAGATTGTAGTAACATCTTAGTATAAGGATGCTGTGGGTTTGCATAGAGTTCTTCACTCTCCGCTAATTCCACGATTTTTCCTCCGTACATTACAGCAACGCGATCACTAATATGCTTCACCATCGACAAATCATGTGCGATAAATAAATACGTCAATCCTAAGCGTTGTTGTAATTCTTTCAATAGGTCTACAACTTGCTTTTGAATCGAAACATCTAAGGCAGAGAGTGGTTCATCACATACAATAAAATTCGGTTCGACTGCTAAAGCGCGGGCAATACCAATACGTTGTCGTTGCCCACCACTAAATTCATGTGGATAGCGTAAAGCATGCTCCTTTTTTAAGCCTACTAGTTCGAGTAATTCTTCTATGCGTGTGCGTCGTTGCTCAGCGGATTTCGTTAATTTATGTACATCAAGTGCCTCCCCGATAATATCAAGCACCTTTTTTCGGGGGTTCAATGACGAGTACGGATCTTGGAAAATGATTTGCATATGACGACGCATACTCTTTAATTCATTTTTAGTTAAGCGAGTGACAGGCACCCCTTTATACAATACTTCTCCTTCTGTTGGTGCATGGAGCTGTAAAATCGTACGTCCTGTTGTTGACTTACCTGAACCAGATTCTCCTACGAGCCCCAGTGTCTCACCAGGATAAATACGGAATGATAAATCATCTACTGCTTTTAAAATTTCCCCTTTCTTTAAATCGAAATGCTTGGATAAATTGCGTACTTCTATTAGCGGTACATTTAAATCAGTACCATCTTCGATATTAGGTGGCTGTTTTGGTTCTTTCTTTTCATGCAGCTTTGGTAGCGCGTTTAATAGCTTCTTCGTATAGGAATGCTGCGGATTCGCAAATATCTCTTCCGTAGTTCCTTCCTCAACAATTTCTCCCTCTTTCATGACAATGACACGATCACACATACCTGCAACAACACCTAAATCATGTGTAATTAAAATAATAGATGTTCCAAGACGCTCTTGCATTTGCTTCATAATACTTAAAATTTGAGCTTGAATTGTAACATCTAGCGCAGTAGTTGGTTCGTCTGCAATTAAGAGGGAGGGGTTGCAGGCAAGGGCCATCGTAATCATGACACGTTGACGCATACCACCACTAAACTCATGTGGATATTGCTGATAACGCTCCTCACTATTTTTAATGCCAACTAATTTTAATAATTCAATCGTTTTTTCGTATGCTTCCTTTTTAGACATTTTTTGATGCTTCATTAAGCCTTCAGCAATTTGCTCACCAACGCGAATTGTTGGGTTCGTAGATGTCATCGGGTCTTGGAAAATCATACTAATATCTTTTCCTCGGATTGCCTCCATTTGCTTTTCAGATTGCGTCACCAAATTTTCCCCTTGGAATAGGATTGTACCTGACTTTAAAAATGAGGGAGGGGATGGGAGAAGACGCATAATGGATCGAGCCGTAACACTTTTACCGCTTCCCGATTCTCCAACAATGCCAACCGTTTCACCTTTATTGACGTAAAAGTTTACGCCCTTTACAGCTTCAAATTCGGTTTCTCCTGTAATAAAAGAAACGCGTAAATCTTGTATTTCAAGAATTTTTTCGCTCATCGAATGCTCATCCTTTAATAAATTTCAAATATTCTTATTGACGAACTGTAGTCGTTCATACATACTATACTATACAGGTAGGTATTGTACAATATACGCAAAGAAAGTAAATTATCTCATTTTATTTTCATACCTTACTACTATAGTAAGCGAAGAAAGGAGGAAATACATGAATAATTTTCTGAATATTAGCAAGTTTAAAGAAAATTATTATTTTAAGCGAATTTTTAATGAAATGACAAGAAGAAATAGTTATTCTTTTGTGTTATTTTTACTAGGATTTCCAGTGCATATTGTTACATATTTTTTATATTTGTTAAAAAAAGATAAACATTCATATGCTCAATTGTTTGCACAAACGAAAGAACATTTTATTTCGCAAGGGAAACTCCAAGCATGGGAAGCGGAATATAGACAGCAGGAACAAACGAAGGCAGCATTTTTTAATAAATCGCTGAATGAGCAGCAACTTGAATCGGTAGTTAATCAACTAACTGAACAAAAGCTTACTAGAGAAGTAGAAAAGAAACTAGAAAGTGAAAGTATTGCAAAACAATCTTACAAAAAGTATTTTAGTGAACTACTTGAAAAGCCAATTTTTTTAGCTGTGTCATTTATTCCTGGTATTTTAATGTATTGTTTCTTAATTTTATGCAGTAATGCGTTTAGTCGATTTATCGTTGAACGTTTATTCCAAAGTGCATTTGTCATTGTTGGTGTGGCGACATTAGTATTTACGATTTTATATTTATCGCCGTTTGATCCAGCACGTAATTTGCTAGGTATCGAGGCAACACCTGAACAAGTCGCGAATTTTAATAAAATTTATGGATTAGATCAGCCCTATTTAGTACAGCTGTGGCATTCCTTATCTGGACTGTTTACGTTTGACTTAGGAAATTCATTTGAAGGTAAAGAAAATATTACGCAAAGTATTATGAATAAGTTTCCAGTAACATTGGAAATTGCGCTGTTTTCATTATTAATGGCGGTGGCAATCGCAATACCTGTTGGAATTATTTCAGCGGTACGACCGAATTCATTTGCAGATTATGCGTTTATGTTTATTGCACTTATTGGTTTATCGATACCAAGCTTCTGGCAAGGGCTCATTTTTATTTTAACGTTCTCATTAAAATTACAATGGTTCCCTGCTACTTATAATCCTAACAATTGGTTATCCATTGTCATGCCAGTTGTTGTATTAGGTACTTCTATTACAGCGTCGATTGCACGAATGACAAGATCAAGCATGCTCGAAGTAATTCATGAGGATTATATTATTACAGCAAAAGCGAAAGGGTTGAGTGAGCGTAAAGTCATCACAAAGCATGCGATTCGCAATGCGATGATTCCGATTGTTACCGTAATAGGCCTTTTATTTGGCGGTATGCTCGGTGGCGCTTCTGTGACTGAAAAAGTATTTAATATTAGTGGTATCGGTAGTTATATAGTAGATAAACAATTTATTCCTGATATACCTGCCATTCTAGGTGGGGTTGTCTATATTGCCATTACTATTTCGATAGTCAATATGGTGATTGATGTGCTATATGCGTTCTTTGATCCACGCATTCGTTCAAAAATGAAGAAATCTTAGGAGAGGGTATATTGTGAAATTCATATCGAATGTAAATCTGCTTTTGAAAATAACGCAAGAATATGTCAATGCACAGTTTACTATTGCCTTTTCTGCTATTTTTTCAGTGCTGTTTTTACTAAATAGTTTTGATTTTGCTAATGGCGTGTGGCGACCTTATGTCCTTGCGATATTTGTCATTTATGCCTGTACGACATTATATATATGGTTTACAACGTTACAAATTAAAAAGGATTTAGCTAAAGAACGAGAAATTCAAACACGAACGCGTCTGCTTGCTTATCCATTAATGCTCACAGTTTTAGTAGGTAATGTATTTGCAGCAGGCTTTGGCTTTATGCTAGCAACGAAAAATAAAACAGCAGAATATACCTTTGCTGTCTATGCGTTGATTACGCAGATTTTTATACTTCTTATTTCGGCATTAAATTTATTTAAACCATATGTGGTGGATACATTTTTATTAGCGATGGGTGCATTTCTATTACTCGCAGTCCTTTATGCGGTGATGGCGGTACTTGTAGCGCGATACGTTACAGTAAGCGATGCTCCTAAATGGATGATACCACTTGGTGTAATATTGCTTTTACCAGCGCTAACAGGAAATCTTTTCTCATTCCTGCTCGGCTGGACATTAATTAAAAAAGCACGAAATACGGATCCATCCGCTGTTGAAAAATGGCAAAAAATATGGAATAAAATATTACGTAATACGATGGCTGTTTTCGGCATGTTCTTCATTATATTTATGTTCTCGCTATCAGTCGTTAGCTCATGGACATTTGATTACGATTTTGCCGTGCAAAATAATTATAGTGCGTTATTACAAACACCTTCTTTGGATTATCCGTTAGGGACAGATAACTTTGGTAGAGATTTATTTTCAAGAATCGTGTTTGGTGCTCAAATCTCTTTAATAGTTGGGTTCTTTTCAACTATCATCCCTGCTGTAATAGGAGGCGCACTTGGTGCATTTTCAGGCTATTACGGAAAAAATACAGATAACATCATTATGCGTTTGCTCGATATTTTGTATGCGATCCCTGGTATCTTACTGGCGATTGCGATCATTGCAGCATTTGGCGCAAACACAGTGAATTTAATTATTGCATTGAGCGTAGGGGCGATCCCGACATACGCAAGAACGATGCGTGCGAATGTTATGCAAATTGCCAATTTTGAATTTGTAGAATCAGCAAGAGCACTCGGTGTATCAGATGCTGCCATTATTTTTAAGCATATCGTACCGAACTCTCTCGCTCCGATGATAGTAAAAGCAACTTTGACAATTGGCGGCGCGGTTATTTCAACTAGTAGTTTAAGCTTTCTTGGACTGGGAATCGAGCCACATATACCAGAGTGGGGCAATATTTTAAAAGTAGGCAGTACGTATTTAGAAACTAATTCTTATGTAGCCATTTTCCCAGGATTATGCATCATGCTACTCGTCTTATCGTTTAACTTTTTCGGCGATGGGTTACGTGATGCACTTGATCCTAAAACAAACTAATTTATAAATTGGAGGAATAGAGAGATGAACAAAAAATTATTTACACTTGCTGCATCAGCAACTGTTGCGGCGGTCGCTTTGGCAGGGTGTGTAGAAACGAAATCGAATGTTGAAAATAAAGGTGATAAGTCAGATACAGCGAGCACAAAACCCGTTATTGAAGTGCTAGGTATGGCAGCACAAGAGCAGGATATGAATATTGTGCGCGATCAGCTAGTGAAAAATGGCTTTGATGTAAAGTTAAATATTCAACCAGACTTCGGTTCCTACTCAGCACAAAAGGATGCTGGGAACTATGATGTGGCCATTTCTAGCTGGACGACTGTAACTGGAAATCCGGACTATGCAGTACGTGGTTTATTTAAAACTGGTGGAGATTATAGTGTGACTGCAGATGAGACAGTCGATAAATTAATTGATGAGGCAAGTACTTTAACAGGCGATGCTGCAAAAGAGAAATATAAAGAGCTTGAGCAAGCATTAGTATTTGATAATGCATATATTGCACCGTTATATATTTCTCAAAAATTCCAAGGTATTTATTCGAAAAAAGTAAACCCGGATACTGTGCGATTACCAAAATCACGTGCTCAAGCATGGGAATCAATTGCATTTAATGATGCTGGCAAAAATGCAACGGACACATTAGTATTACATCAATCAATAGGCTCATTAACGTCTCTTGATCCGATTAAAGGGAATGACGGTTCGATTAATACATTAAATACAAATATGTATGTTCGTTTAGTGAATTTATCTGATACAGATGAAGTAGTATCGGATGGTTCATTATCATATAATCATGCTATTTCTGAAAATAACCAAGAGTACTATTTCGTGCTACGTGATGATATTAATTTTGCTAAAGTGGAAAATGGCAAAGCAGTAGATACTGGTGATGTAGTATCGGCTGAAGATGTTGTATTCTCATTAGAACGTGCGAAAGATCAAAATTCGGTACCAGATCACCGCACATATTCAATTCATGAAAATATTGATTCCGTAGAGATAGTTTCAGATATTACTTCACTTGAATCTGTGAAAACAGCTGACGGAAAATCGGTTTTAGATGAATTATCAGATCAACTACCAGCAGCAATTGCGCAAGTTGTAACGGATGAAGCAAGTGTCGACAATGCAGCAGGTAAATATCAAGTTGTGAAAATTACAACGCCAAATCCGTTCCCGCAAGTGCTAAATTATTTAGCGCACCAATCAGGCGGAATCGTCTCTGAAGCGGCGGTTAAAGCGGTTAATACGTTTGACGTAGCAAGCTATGATCCAAATGTAAATGTTGCATATGGTGACCAAGCAACTGTTACAGAAGGGGCAACATATGCAAACCATTTAGCAGCATCTGGTCCTTACATTTTAGTGCAAAAAAATGATTACGAAGCAACATTTGTCAAAAACCCTGCTTACCAAGTTGGTACAGACAACGAGCCGAAAATTAATAACATAAGTGTTCGCTTTATTGAAGATAATGACAGTGCGCTATCTGCACTTCGTAATGGTGAAATTGACGTA
Proteins encoded in this region:
- the pdxR gene encoding MocR-like pyridoxine biosynthesis transcription factor PdxR, whose product is MDWKPDRKAKKAIYKQLAEYIEKGIADGTFPPDKPLPSERYLASTLNVNRSTVVHAYDELESLGLIDRTRGSGTTISKDIWGITKKRIPSWNRYIEAGSFLPSLPVMQKIRKEAVEHKLINLASGELSEDLFPKKFLSEITSTRSFIGSLGYDHPQGNEILRSTLSKHVKRSRGIETSPSSILITSGAQQALHLIVQCLLKPGDAIAIEDPSYNYNLPTFKSAGIQIHYLPVDKDGINPEDLQKLYKKHRIKMIFLNPYFQNPTGYLLNQRKREAILDISSKLGIPVVEDDPYSLTAFSGEKISTLKSLDRNGNVLYISSLSKIVASGLRIGWIIGPTSVIERLSDAKQQIDFGHSSYTQWIANDFLESENFHTHIKSLIKELEKRRDTIIKSLDTYLKGLVEYSIPQGGIHIWCKILKSFNETQLLEASIKQGVIYAPGSTLGSKESFVRFTFAREDEESIDEGIKRFAQALQRV
- a CDS encoding YfmQ family protein codes for the protein MTWGLVITIVIGSIVKLIMSPPSIVVGWTVSKFELHKKLDSKDVTVTYNGKNLEEEDKNRFTGYFNEASFLKKHYIFPGNEKLFLEPESNVTPFVINVNKGKKEDIHFFVFNYDNHVDVVKKYKEKVVSYSISSEHLQKWSTSPNGLI
- a CDS encoding DUF4256 domain-containing protein — encoded protein: MPTKELSIEQHEELLKTLQDRFEKNMDRHQGLDWAKVQAKLEANTEKLWSLNEMEVTGGEPDVVEYDKNSDEYIFYDCATESPKGRRSFCYDREALESRKKHQPENTVIDLANAMGIELLTEDQYRKLQELGNFDLKTSSWVQTPDNIRKLGGAIFCDRRYDTVFMYHNGADSYYAARGFRGSLRV
- a CDS encoding CDI toxin immunity protein, producing the protein MKDKKERLKELLALQNEKRKEAEEQRAYEIVVEEVNSLFPNIRFEEEIAILSKEASKKITDDLFEEFPFCHSGIDWTRMFYKTIFSNFVDYESALAELVMKNHKEQHTYCYIIDLNAQHVIKTQLVNILHRVEEVRHWDKYIYAPQIQLVMEFPSNDIAVGWKK
- a CDS encoding YjcZ family sporulation protein, which produces MGYYGNAGNWNNNCCGVNNYDYGNNNNGSTFVLIVVLFILLIIVGATFISNGDDC
- a CDS encoding ABC transporter ATP-binding protein: MSEKILEIQDLRVSFITGETEFEAVKGVNFYVNKGETVGIVGESGSGKSVTARSIMRLLPSPPSFLKSGTILFQGENLVTQSEKQMEAIRGKDISMIFQDPMTSTNPTIRVGEQIAEGLMKHQKMSKKEAYEKTIELLKLVGIKNSEERYQQYPHEFSGGMRQRVMITMALACNPSLLIADEPTTALDVTIQAQILSIMKQMQERLGTSIILITHDLGVVAGMCDRVIVMKEGEIVEEGTTEEIFANPQHSYTKKLLNALPKLHEKKEPKQPPNIEDGTDLNVPLIEVRNLSKHFDLKKGEILKAVDDLSFRIYPGETLGLVGESGSGKSTTGRTILQLHAPTEGEVLYKGVPVTRLTKNELKSMRRHMQIIFQDPYSSLNPRKKVLDIIGEALDVHKLTKSAEQRRTRIEELLELVGLKKEHALRYPHEFSGGQRQRIGIARALAVEPNFIVCDEPLSALDVSIQKQVVDLLKELQQRLGLTYLFIAHDLSMVKHISDRVAVMYGGKIVELAESEELYANPQHPYTKMLLQSIPIPDPAIEKQKKRQVMSEEELMTNRFNLDNTQLVEVSKDHWVAKECQSLKQF
- a CDS encoding ABC transporter permease encodes the protein MNNFLNISKFKENYYFKRIFNEMTRRNSYSFVLFLLGFPVHIVTYFLYLLKKDKHSYAQLFAQTKEHFISQGKLQAWEAEYRQQEQTKAAFFNKSLNEQQLESVVNQLTEQKLTREVEKKLESESIAKQSYKKYFSELLEKPIFLAVSFIPGILMYCFLILCSNAFSRFIVERLFQSAFVIVGVATLVFTILYLSPFDPARNLLGIEATPEQVANFNKIYGLDQPYLVQLWHSLSGLFTFDLGNSFEGKENITQSIMNKFPVTLEIALFSLLMAVAIAIPVGIISAVRPNSFADYAFMFIALIGLSIPSFWQGLIFILTFSLKLQWFPATYNPNNWLSIVMPVVVLGTSITASIARMTRSSMLEVIHEDYIITAKAKGLSERKVITKHAIRNAMIPIVTVIGLLFGGMLGGASVTEKVFNISGIGSYIVDKQFIPDIPAILGGVVYIAITISIVNMVIDVLYAFFDPRIRSKMKKS
- a CDS encoding ABC transporter permease, translated to MKFISNVNLLLKITQEYVNAQFTIAFSAIFSVLFLLNSFDFANGVWRPYVLAIFVIYACTTLYIWFTTLQIKKDLAKEREIQTRTRLLAYPLMLTVLVGNVFAAGFGFMLATKNKTAEYTFAVYALITQIFILLISALNLFKPYVVDTFLLAMGAFLLLAVLYAVMAVLVARYVTVSDAPKWMIPLGVILLLPALTGNLFSFLLGWTLIKKARNTDPSAVEKWQKIWNKILRNTMAVFGMFFIIFMFSLSVVSSWTFDYDFAVQNNYSALLQTPSLDYPLGTDNFGRDLFSRIVFGAQISLIVGFFSTIIPAVIGGALGAFSGYYGKNTDNIIMRLLDILYAIPGILLAIAIIAAFGANTVNLIIALSVGAIPTYARTMRANVMQIANFEFVESARALGVSDAAIIFKHIVPNSLAPMIVKATLTIGGAVISTSSLSFLGLGIEPHIPEWGNILKVGSTYLETNSYVAIFPGLCIMLLVLSFNFFGDGLRDALDPKTN
- a CDS encoding ABC transporter substrate-binding protein — protein: MNKKLFTLAASATVAAVALAGCVETKSNVENKGDKSDTASTKPVIEVLGMAAQEQDMNIVRDQLVKNGFDVKLNIQPDFGSYSAQKDAGNYDVAISSWTTVTGNPDYAVRGLFKTGGDYSVTADETVDKLIDEASTLTGDAAKEKYKELEQALVFDNAYIAPLYISQKFQGIYSKKVNPDTVRLPKSRAQAWESIAFNDAGKNATDTLVLHQSIGSLTSLDPIKGNDGSINTLNTNMYVRLVNLSDTDEVVSDGSLSYNHAISENNQEYYFVLRDDINFAKVENGKAVDTGDVVSAEDVVFSLERAKDQNSVPDHRTYSIHENIDSVEIVSDITSLESVKTADGKSVLDELSDQLPAAIAQVVTDEASVDNAAGKYQVVKITTPNPFPQVLNYLAHQSGGIVSEAAVKAVNTFDVASYDPNVNVAYGDQATVTEGATYANHLAASGPYILVQKNDYEATFVKNPAYQVGTDNEPKINNISVRFIEDNDSALSALRNGEIDVLQSVPETKIDVVKGDANLTLKTADSNAVSYLLVNPKGREVSKSVDLRKAILYSINQDEFISYYQGNKKPAVSTVSPLVDTGLKLTADSSKVKEFLSAYKASK